The Amblyomma americanum isolate KBUSLIRL-KWMA chromosome 3, ASM5285725v1, whole genome shotgun sequence genome window below encodes:
- the WDR79 gene encoding telomerase Cajal body protein 1 homolog has protein sequence MDGDASEEVMAQETVAADNSGNSDCELFTSPEDDASLQTKSSLPAFNYCIKPVQVCGAWKEFSKCITKGCKWSTDGSCLLTNSDDCSLRLFNLPACLYEQTINWNDVEEMVPVLKCTESGLVYDFAWFPGMNSADPATCCFASTSAGNPVHLWDAYTAELRCSYRPYNHLDEPVAAHSIAFDRCGEKLYCGFNKMVRVFDVSRPGRWFDERPTNVKKMGQAGIISCFAFSQHGVYAAGSYCKTVAVYSESDGGLQFILSGHHGGVTHLSFSPDGQMLYSGGRKDSEILCWDLRNLGKVLYCMKRTVTTHQRMYFDLSRCGNYLVSGNTNGIVTAWDLRVEPLELDDCEPLKKPGLFFKAHDDCVSGVSLHPSLPVYATTSGQRKFPELADDNSDSFFTFSDAVKTDSSLRLWWIDDRPEKA, from the exons ATGGACGGAGACGCTTCTGAAGAAGTTATGGCGCAGGAAACTGTTGCCGCCGATAACAGTGGTAACTCGGACTGCGAGTTGTTCACCAGCCCGGAAGATGATGCTTCCCTGCAGACCAAATCAAGTTTACCAGCATTCAACTACTGCATCAAGCCCGTTCAAGTGTGCGGGGCTTGGAAGGAATTTTCTAAATGCAtcacaaagggttgcaaatg GTCAACTGATGGCTCGTGCCTTCTCACGAACAGCGACGACTGCTCTCTTCGGCTCTTCAACCTCCCTGCATGCTTGTACGAACAAACAATTAACTGGAATGATGTGGAGGAAATG GTGCCGGTGCTGAAGTGTACTGAAAGTGGCCTCGTATATGACTTTGCCTGGTTTCCTGGGATGAATTCTGCTGATCCAGCAACATGCTG TTTTGCAAGCACAAGCGCTGGGAATCCTGTTCACCTGTGGGATGCATACACAGCTGAGCTGAGGTGTTCTTACCGGCCATATAATCACCTG GATGAACCTGTTGCAGCGCACAGTATTGCATTTGACAGATGCGGTGAGAAACTGTACTGCGGCTTCAACAAGATGGTGCGAGTTTTTGATGTGTCCAGGCCTGGGAGGTGGTTTGACGAACGGCCAACAAATG TGAAGAAGATGGGTCAGGCAGGCATCATCAGCTGCTTTGCCTTCAGCCAACATGGTGTCTATGCTGCTGGATCCTATTGTAAAACTG TGGCTGTGTACAGCGAGTCTGATGGAGGCTTGCAGTTCATCCTGTCTGGCCACCACGGTGGCGTGACCCATCTGAGCTTCTCACCCGATGGACAGATGCTGTACAGTGGGGGTAGAAAG GACTCGGAGATCCTCTGCTGGGACCTCCGCAATCTGGGCAAAGTGTTGTACTGCATGAAGAGGACGGTTACAACACACCAGCGCATGTACTTTGACCTTTCACG GTGTGGAAACTACCTTGTTAGTGGAAATACAAATGGCATTGTCACTGCTTGGGATCTCAGAGTTGAGCCCTTGGAGCTTGATGATTGTGAACCTTTGAAAAAGCCAGGGCTCTTCTTCAAGGCTCATGATGACTGTGTCAGTGGTGTCAG CCTTCATCCATCGTTACCAGTCTATGCCACAACATCTGGCCAAAGGAAGTTTCCGGAACTTGCGGACGACAACAGTGACAGTTTCTTTACATTCAGTGATGCAGTAAAGACGGACAGTTCTCTCAGGCTTTGGTGGATAGATGACAGACCAGAAAAGGCCTAA